The nucleotide sequence AGCTCCAAAAGGCCGACAATCAGTGATCCCGCCAAGCCCATGAGAGAGCTTGAAAATGCGGTTCCCATCCCGCCTAGCTGCGCTTCCAGACCTGATTGCAGGCGCGCAAAGATATCTGCACCGCTTTCGCCTTCTCCGGGATTGAGCGACCGTATGGTTTCGACCAGTGCGGGAACAGTGGTTGCCAAGCCATAGAAAGTCCCCAGAAGACCAAGGAAAATCAATACGTTACCGATGTAGCGCGTAATCTCACGGTCTTCGTCGATCCGCTGTGCCACGGAATCAAGAATCGACCGGCCAGAACTGGATGATACCTGTGTGCGCGCACCACGCGACCGTAAGAGCGTGGCCAGTGGGGCCAGCAGCGAGGGTGCCGCGCTATAGGAATGCCCCCCTGCATCTTGCGCGAACCGTTCGATCCAGCGCACAGAGTTCATCAGGAGAAAAACCTGGTTGAAGCAAGACAATACGCCCAGAACGAAGACCCCAAGGATCACGCCGTTGAGGTAGACGTTTGATTGATAGATCGCGGTGATCTGTTCCAGCCCAAGATAAAAGCCCGATCCGACCAGCCCAAGAACTGTCAGCATGAAAAGAAGCTGCCTGATGGGCTGTGAAAACTGGGGCTGTGTTTTGGGGGCCCGTTTATCCGACAAAGGAGGGAGTCCTCATATTGTGTGACTGCTTTGCTCGCATAACACCATATGGGTGAATTTGCGCCAACCCAAACAAAATCAGGGGTTGCTTATGTTGCTGTCAAAGCACGCACGCGAGTGACCAGCCACTCCATGTCAGCGTCTTTGATGCCGAGTTCGGTCAGATGGGCGGCGGTGTTGAAAAGATATTCGGTATTTGGCCCGCGCCCCCCACCGCCTGCGCAATGATCTGCGCCTGTTTTTCGAGGTCAAAGTGGCAGTATTGCACATGATCGCGGTTAATGATGTAGGCGAGCGCGTGGATCTTGTCACCCTCATCACTGACCAGCTCCACGGTATCTTCGTAGTATGCAGATGAGATCAACTCGCGTTCGCGTAGTTCTTCATGAACCTTGTCCGCCTCCTCATCCGCGACCTGAAAAGCAACGCCAGTACATTGCCCGCCCGACTTTGTGTCGAGGGCGAGGACAAGACCGGGGTCTTCCTCCGATCCGCGGTGATGGATCGAGAGCATGCAAAAGCTGCGGTGATAGTCGTGCAGCCGCGCCTTTACCTGCCGCACCGGAGTGAACCCCGGGTTCCACAAGAGTGAACCGTATCCGAAAACCCAAAATGCCATGCTGCCAATCCAATTGCCGTGCAGCACATAAACACCGGATCGACCAGAACGAAAAGGGGTTAGACGGCGCGCATCAGGTCGCCGAAGATTGCGGCGGTGTGGTCCTGCAGGTAAATCCGCAGCCAAGGCGTATATTGCGCGGGGTGCCGCGCCACATCGGCCGAGAGATCGTAGAAATCGACCCAGCGGGTATCCATGACTTCGTCAGGGTTGGGAACGACTTTCAAATCATTGGGCGCATCAGCAACATAAACTTGTACGACCTCATGCTCGATGAGCCCGCCGCCGACGTCAGCGCGATACTCAATCTCGTCACGATGCGATGGGTACAGGCCTTTGATCCCAAGCTCTTCGTCCAGGCGGCGTATGGCGCAATCCGTATCATCTTCGTCCCAAGCCGGGTGCGTACAACAGGTGTTCGCCCAAAGCCCCGGCGTATGATATTTGCCCATGGCCCGCTGCTGGATTAGCACCCGTCCGCGGTTCATCACAAAGACACTGATCGCCTTGTGTTTCAGGCCACGCAAATGCGCATCCAGCTTCTCGACCGGTTTTAATATGCCGTTTTCCCAGGCCGGGATCATAATCGTCATGTGCGCAACGGTGAGACTAGGCGTGTCAGATGCGCGAGGTTCTTAATGCCGATTTTCAGGTGTGCCATGGGCCGCGCCTTTACCAGTTTCTTATTCATATAAGCCTCAAACGTCAGTTTTTGCACGTCGACATCATGACACAGAGAGACAAACCGTTCACGCCGCTCGTCGCTGCGGTAATAGGCGTTTTGCATTGCGCCCAACACCCGGAACACCTGCTTGTGCTCGCGCATGAAGAGTTTTCGGGCCAGTTGCAAATCTTTTAAGCGCCCTGATGCCAAAGTGGCCGCTGCCGCGGTGGCCGCGACACGTCCGCCAACCATGGCGTAGTAGATGCCTTCGCCGGATGAGGGTGCAACGACGCTTAGCCGCGTCGCCTGCCAGCACAACATCCTTGCCGTTGTCCCAGCGGTCCAACGGCTTCAATGGAATGGGTGCCCCCTCTTTGCGGATGGTCTTGCACTCCGTCAAACCAGAGGCTGCGCGCAGGTCAGCGGTGGCTTGTTTCACATCGACCGATTTCACCATTGACCCCATGCCAACGCTGGCTTGGCCGCCATGTGGGAAGACCCAGCCGTAAAAGTCAGGTGAAATCTTCCCGTCATAGACCACATCGCAGCGGGCCGGATCGTAGCTTGGCGTCGGTTCCGGCGCTTCGATAATCTCGTGATAGGCGATCACATAGGGGATTTTGTCCCCGTCTTTGACCTCCGCCCGCGCCACATTGGAACGCGCGCCATCCGCGCCGATGACCAGTTTTGCATCCAGCTTCATCTCATTCCCGCTGATCTTGTCGCGGTAGACGACATGGACGCCCTCAGCGTCACGTTCAATCTTGGTGAAGGTGCCGGTGTAGCGGTGCGCGCCCGCATCTTTCGCCCGCTTGCGCAGGAATTCGTCGAAGTGTTCGCGATCGACCATGCCGACAAAACCATTCTCGATCGGGATATCGACCTGTCGTCCGGTGGGTGAGATCATGCGGGCGGTGTTCACCTTGGCAACGATCTGTTCATCTGGGATGAAAAAGTCTTCGATCAGGCGGGGCGGCACTGCGCCGCCACAAGGTTTGATCCGCCCGTCGCGATCAATGAATGCAACTTTGTGACCAGACCGTGCGAGGTCTTCTGCGGCGGTGGCCCCGGATGGGCCTGCGCCCACGACAACAACATCATATTGCATTGATCATTCTCCCGGAACGAGTGTGGCGGATGGCATTTTGCGATCCATGATTTTGGCAGCCATGGCGGTGGCGGCAATAAAGAGGGCGGCTTCGGCAATAAAAACCGATCCGAAGGCTTGGGTGTCGGTCATGCTGAGGCGCAACAGGTCAACCATGCCCGCGCCGATCAACCCGCCGAACCCCGCGGCGATAGCTTGTGCAGCACCCCAAAGCCCCATGCGTGTGCCTTCGCGGCGCGCGGCGCCTTCGGCAGCCAGCGCCATCATCGACCCAATAGCGGCAACGGCAAACATCCCGTTGAAGAAGCCAAGCAGGACCACTGCGGGGACTAAGGGCGCGCTTGGGCCGATAGGGCCAAGAAAGGTGATCAGGATCAGCGCACAGGCAGAGCCGACGCAACCGGTCATGACCCAATTACGCAGTGCACCAATCTTGAAGCCGGTTGCCAAGATGCCAATGGCCAGCATGCCAATAAAGACGCCTCCGTTTTGTGCCCCCGACAGCGATGTTGATTGTCCCGGTGTGAAGTCAAAGACAAGACCGGCATAAGGCTCAAGGATCAGCTCCTGCATGAAATAGGCCGTCATCGACAGGAAAACGAAGATTGTGAAGTTGCGGGCTTTGCGCTCTGACCAGACTTCCTTCAAACCGTCCATGAATGGCGTCGGGTCCGGTTCGCGCACAGCGATCAGGTTGCGCTCAATCCGCCAGACGGCAACGCAGGTTACCAAAGTTGCGATTGAGACGACGATGCCGACGATCTTGAGCAATAGCGCAGGGGTGTACGGGTCGATGAACTGCCCAACGATCCCAGCGGTCATGGCAATACCGAAAATCATCATCAGCCAAGTGATTGTCGCAGCCGCCGCGCGCCGGTGTGGCGCCGTCGTTGTGGCCAAAAGCGCCAGCAAGGATGTGCCAGACGCCCCAACGCCCAATCCGATCAGTGTATAGGCGATGACCGAGACTGTAAGGCCCACTGCAAAGGATTGCTCAAACGCCAGCACGCCGCAGGCTGCTGTGAATGCGCCCAAGGCTAGTGCCACCATCCCGCCGATGATCCAGCGCGTTCTATGTCCACCCGTATCTGAGTAGAACCCCCAATGCGGGCGCGTCAGTTGGATGCCGTAGTGCAGCCCAACCAGAAGACCGGGCAGGATCGTAAGCAGTGAAAGCTCCACGACCATCAGACGGTTCAGTGTCGATGTTGTCAGCACGACAATCGCACCCAGCGCCATTTGCACAAACCCAAGCCGGAAAATCTGGAACCATGAAAGTGTCATCTCATCCCCCAATCCCGCGCAATGCGACGGCGGCAATCATCATGCCGCTGATGTAGAAAAGAATGCCCATGCCCTGATACCAAGGCGTTTTGCCTTCCGGGTCGCGCAGCAGAACGCGCATCGCGCCCAACTGGACCGCCAACATTGCCAGGACGCTCAGCGCGTATAGGGGTTTGTCCCAGTAAACCAGCAAACCAATCACGATGGCTTGCGGCGCAGCCATGATCCAGCAGGCGATGCGTGCGGCACGATCAGGTCCCATAGTGGCGGGCAGGGACCTAAGGCCAGTGGCCCGATCCCCTTCGATGGCCTTGAAGTCGTTCAGCGTCATGATCCCATGCGCGCCGAGCCCATACAGGACCGCGATCAGGATCACCTGTGGGCTGGGCGCCCCTGCTGCTACGACCGCGGCACCTGTGACCCAAGGCAGCGTTTCATAGGCGAGGCCACACAGACCTGGCCCCCACCAACCGGACTTCTTGGCACGGATCGGTTCGGCTGAGTATGCCCATGCGGCAGCAACGGCAAGAATTGTCGCACCAAAGCCCCAAGGACCCAACTGATAGCCGACAATCAGACCCAGCACCGTCATCGCGAACGCGATATAGAGGCCCCATCGCCCCGGAATCCGCCCTGATGGAATCGGGCGGTCAGGCTCGTTAATCGCGTCGACGTGCCGGTCGCACCAGTCGTTGGCTGCCTGAGACATGCCACAGACGATTGGCCCGGCAAGAACAATGCCTAGGCTGACCAAAAGCCAATGATCAGAAGGGCTTGCGCCCGAAGATACGACCCCGCACAGATAGGCCCACATCGGTGGAAACCATGTCACCGGTTTGATCAGCCGCAGCATCGCGCGCGGCTCTGGCCAGCGGCGCACCTCAGGACCGATTTGTAAATCTGACGTGACACTCATAGTGTCATTTTAAAATGACATATGGGCATTGGGCAAGTGTAAAGGTACATTGACACCGTGCTATCTTGTCACCCCTGTCGATACGATCCGTCCAACCCCGCCAAGCGAGCCATTTTCATCGAATTGTTCCGTTAAGCCTGCCTTCACTTTCCCTGCCTTAAGCCAGATCTCGGGTGAAGATATGAGGAAGTGGGATGAGCGCGGGATCAAACGCACCAACGATTATCAAACGTAAGAAAATCATCGCTGGTGGCGGCCACCATGGTGGCGCTTGGAAAGTGGCTTATGCTGACTTTGTCACCGCGATGATGGCCTTCTTCATGTTAATGTGGTTGCTGAATGCGACCACCGAACAGCAGCGCAAAGGGATTGCAGATTACTTCTCGCCGACGATTCCGATCAACCGGGTGTCCGGCGGTGGTTCTGGTGCCTTTGGTGGCAACAACATCTTCACCGAAGAGACATTGGCTCAAAGCGGCACGGGCATCAGCCAACCCACGCTGGGCCAGAACCCGGTGCAGAGTGAAGAAGAGGTGCAGGCCGCTACCGCTGCCGCCGCTCAGGTCGCTGCGTTGCGCGACATTGAGGCAGTTTTAATGGGGCAAGGTGGCGAAAGCATGCTGTCGGATCAGGCGTTGCGCCACATTATCACACGGCTGACCGACGAAGGCCTTGTGATCGAGATTTATGATTTGCCCGAAGTGACGCTTTTTGTCGATGAGACAAGCGTACCCAACCCGGTGACGGCTGAGATTGCGGCGATTATGGCGCGCTTGTTTGCAGCTGTGACCAATGAGGTCGCGATCGAAGGGCATCTGAGTGCGAAATCACTGCTTCAGGTCGACAACCCGGTGTGGGAACTGTCCACAGGTCGCGCCGCCCAAATGCGCCTGATGCTGCAAAGTGGGGGGCTGGATCCAATGCGGATCAAGCGGCAAACCGGTGCCGGTGATCGCGAGCCCGTAGTGCGGGATGCAACTGCGCCACGCAACAACCGGATCGAGGTCATTTTGCTGCGATCTGACCAGTGATTGGGATGCTTCGAATTTTAGACATTAGGGACGCGTTAAGGCCGAGGGCTTAGGGTCCTGAGAAATCCAGTGTCATCTCTGATGCAGAAAGGCTCACTTTTATGACGATTTCCTCTTCTTTGAATGCGAGTGTTGCGGGTTTGGCCGCGAATGCGTCGCGGCTTGCGACGATCTCTGACAATATCTCGAATTCTTCGACTTATGGCTATAAGCGGGCGATTACTGATTTTCAGTCTATGGTGATTGAAAGTGGACGGGGCACGTATTCTGCCGCATGGTGTGCGCACCACGACGGCGCGTCTGATTGATGAACGCGGTGCGTTGGTGTCGACCTCTAACCCCACGGACTTGGCGGTGCGCGGGCGCGGTATGCTGCCGGTGACATCAGAAACATCCGTTGCGGTTGATAACGGGGATAACCCCTTATTTCTAACTACAACCGGGTCGTTCCGCCCCGATGCGCAGGGGTATCTGCGTTCACCGGGTGGATTGGTGCTGTTGGGTGTGCCAGCTGCAGCTGATGGCACAATCCCTAACTATCCACGAGATTGATCGACGGTCTGGTGCCGGTCCAGATCAATGCGAACCAATTCGCGGGTGAGGCGACGACGCGAGTGGATTTGTCGGTCAACTTGCCCGCCACATCGACACGCGAAGGATCCACTGGCGATACGGAAACACTGTCGGTCGAATACTTTGACAACCTCGGCGCGTCCTCAAATCTCAACTTTACCTTTACGCCGACTGTCCCTGGAAACGGTGCATCCAATGAATGGACAATGGAAATCCGAGACAGCGAATCCGATGTTGACGCGGATGGCATTCCTGACGTTGTGGGCGAGTATATCCTCACATTCGACGCGACACGCGGTGGTGGTGGCACTTTGGCGAATGTCGCATTTGCAGATCCCGTGTCACCGATTGGTGGCGCATATGATCCTATCACCGGCGCGCTCAACATAAATGTGGATGGCGGACCGATGGAGATCAATATTGGCGAATTGGGCAGTTCTATTGGATTGACGCAGCTATCCGATGCATTTGCCCCTGTCTCAATCTCGAAAAATGGCACACCGGTGGGCAGTCTGACCTCGATTGAAGTGGACCAGAATGGATTTGTGCGCGCGTCCTTCGATATTGGGATCAACCGGGTCCTCTATCAAATTCCACTGGTTGATGTGCCAAACGTCAATGGGCTCGAAACGCTTGATCAACAAAGCTACCGGGTGACCCCGGATAGTGGGTCGTTCTTTTTGTGGGATGCCGGGGATGGGCCAACCGGGGATATCGTGGGCTTTGCACGTGAAGAGTCTGCCACGGATGTTGCGGGGGAACTAACAGAACTGATCCAAACACAGCGGGCCTATTCGTCGAACGCGAAGGTGATCCAGACCGTAGATGAGATGCTGCAAGAGACCACAAACATCAAACGCTGATCCTGACCGGAGTATCTTGACATGAGCATGACCAGCGCTCTTAACAATGCTGTTTCCGGCCTGACCGCGACGTCGCGGATGGCGGAAGTTGTTTCGTCAAACCTGTCGAATGCGTTGACGGATGGCTACGGTCGCCGCGGTGTTGAGCTGTCGTCTGTACAGGTCGGCGACCGCGGCGGCGGCGTACGCGTTGATGGCATCAACCGCTTTGTCGATGCAGGCTTGCTGGCGGATCGTCGGCTAGCGGATGCCGCGCTTGGCGGGCAGGAACGCAGCGCTGATCTTGTCGGTCGATTGGAACAAGCCATCGGGGGGCCGGATGATGCCGCTGGCCTTGGTGCGCGGCTTGCCGAGTTTGAGCGCGCTTTGATAGCAGCAGGTAGTGATCCCGCATCAGAATTCCGACTTGCTTCAGTTGTGTCACGTCTTGAAGGGGTCGCGAGCACTTTGAATGCGAACAGCAACAGTATTCAATCCTTGCGGCAGGATGCGGATATCGCCATCGCGCGTGATATTGACGTGCTGAATGCAGCCCTTCAGCAGGTTGACGCCCTGAACAAGGATATCGTGCGGATCAGCGGTTCGGGCGATGATCCGTCCGCGTTACTGGATGCCAGGCAGCGTGCAGTTGATCAGATATCTGGCATTGTACCGGTGCGCGAAGTTGCCCGCGACAACGGCAGTATTGGACTGATGACAACCAGTGGAACGCCGCTATTGGATTCCAGACCACGGGAGTTTGGTTTCCAGCGCACGCCGACCATCACAGCGGATATGACTTTGGCAAGCAGCGCCTTGGGTGCAATCACAATGGACGGCAAGGTCTTGGACGCCGGGACTGGCGTTGGACGACTTGAAGGTGGCTCGCTCGGTGCCGCCTTTGCGTTGCGCGACCAAACTCTGGTGGAGGCCCAAGCTGCATTGGACGGTATTGCAGCTGACTTGATTGCGCGCTTTCAGGACAGTGCAAATGATCCATCTTTGACGCCCGGTGATATCGGGCTTTTGACTGATCAGGGCAATCCATTGGATCTGCTGGATCTGCCTGGCCTTGCTTAGCCGCATTGCTGTGAACCCTGATCTTATCGTGTCTCAAGGCGGTGACCCCGCATTGCTACGCGATGGATTGAACACTGCCGTGGCTGGCCCGGTGGGTGATGCAACCCAACTCAATCGTTGGATCGCAGCGCTTGAAGCCCCGCGCGCGGATGTGCCTGGCGCGACGCTGGCATCCGCGTCCGGACGCATTGCATCCTATGTGTCCGATATTGGGACGACGCGGTTGATGGTTCAGGAGCAACTTAGCTTCACGACCGCCAGATGGGAAACGCTACGTGAGGCCGAATTAGCGGATGGCGTCGATACAGATGTGGAGCTGCAAAAACTACTGCAGATTGAACAAGCCTATGCCGCCAACGCAAGGGTGATTCAAACCGTTGACTTCATGATGCAAAGACTGATGGAGATATAGATGACCGTAGCCTCAATAGGTGACATGGCGCGGCAATTCACGTCATTGCGCGATGGAAATACGATAAAATCAGAGCTTTTTGAACTGGCGGAAAGCCTGAGCTCCGGAAAGGTCGCGGACCTCACCAAAAACCTGAATGGTGAGACAGCCCGTTTTTCTGGCGTGCAATATAGTCTGACGCAATTGGATGGCTATCTTCAGGTCGCCTCAGAGACAGAACAAACCCTCGGCAATATTCAGATCATTCTCGGCAAGGTCGACAATACGCGCGCTGCAACCACCGAAAGCTTGCTGTTGGTAAATGAGAGCAGCACTTCGGCACAAGTTGATGAGGCAGCGCGCGCTTCGCAAAGTAGCTTCCAAGAAATGGTGATAGCACTGAATACCAAGGTTGCTGACCGTGCTTTGATGAGTGGGAACGGCGTTAACACCACACCATTGGCCGCTGCAGAGACCATGTTGGCTGATTTGCAAACCGCGATTGGTGGAAGCCTTGATCCAGCGACAATTATTTCGACGGTCGATACATGGTTTAACGATCCGGCTGGCGGGTTCGCGGTCAACGGTTATCAAGGTGATACTGGTGACCCGATGGAGCGACGGGTGACTGAGGAAAAATCTGTCACCATTGATGCACGTGCGGATGATCCTGCAGTCCGGCAGGTTTTGCAGGGTGCTGCACTTGCGGCGCTGGCCGACACGCTGCCCGGGTTGAACCGCGAGGCAAAGGTTGAGTTGCTAACGACCGCGGCGTCTCAGCTTTATGGATCTGCTAGCGGCTTGGTTGCCGTCCAAGCGCGCATCGGTTTTGCCGAAGACAGTGTGGTCCGAGCGCAAACAGAATCCAGCGCACAGCAGACCACGTTGCGGCAAATTACGAATGATCTTTCATTGGCCGACCCGTTTGAGACGGCATCGCGCCTTCAGGCGCAACAAACACAGTTGGAGACGTTCTTCAGTTTAACGGCACGGCTATCCCAGCTCAGCCTGCTGAGGTATATTTAGATGAGATTTGCTCACGCCATTTATCTGCTCATGGTGCTTTTGTTACCCACGATGGCGGCCGCAAACCCTGTGCGGATCAAGGATCTGGTTGAGTTTGATGGCGTCAGATCAAACGATCTTGTGGGCTATGGCCTGGTTGTTGGCTTGAATGGTACTGGCGATGGTTTGCGTAACTCACCCTTTACCGAGGATATTCTGGGTAATGTGCTTGAACGACTGGGCGTGAACGTTACTGGAGAGCAGTTTCGCCCAAACAATGTCGCTGCTGTTTTGGTTACCGGTGAATTGCCTCCATTTGCCCGGGCAGGCAGCGCGTTGGATGTGACCGTATCGGCGATCGGTGACGCCGATAGCCTGCTTGGTGGGACGTTGATCATGACCCCGATGAAAGCGGCCGACGGTGACATCTATGCAGTAGCGCAAGGAACGATTATTGCGGGCGGTGCATCTGCTGCGGGCGACGGCGCTGCTGTCATTCAAGGTGTTCCAACGGCAGGTGTCATCCCGTCCGGCGCGACAATTGAAAGGGAAATCAGTTTCGATTTCTCGGGTCTGCATACGGTGCGCATGGCCCTGCGTACACCTGATTTTACGACCGCTGACCGGATTGAAAGGGCAATAAATGCCGAGTTTTCTGGCACTGTTGCATTGATGCTGGATGCGGGCACCGTTGAGTTGAACATTAACGCAACGAGAATGCGCTCGCCAGCGCATGCGCTGGTGCGTGTGGAGAATATCATGGTGCAACCGGAACGGCGCGCCCGTGTCGTGGTTGATCAACGCTCCGGTACCATTGTGATGGGTGAAGATGTGCGGATCAGCCGGGTTGCCGTAAGCCAAGGCAACCTGACCTTGCGGATTCAGGAAGCGCCACTTGTGGCCCAGCCCAACCCGTTTGCCGATGGCGAAACAGTGGTTGTACCTAGAACTGATGTTGACATCATCGAAGAGCCAGGTATCGGACTTGCCGAAGTGAATGGCGGTACGTCATTGAGTGAGGTTGTCGCCGGATTGAATGCACTTGGTGTTGCGCCACGCGATATGATCGACATCCTCAAGAGCATCAAAGCAAGTGGCGCCCTGCATGCTGAATTCATCGTTCGTTGACCATTCGTGCGAGCATGCATGATCGGGCGCTTGTCGCTACAGTGAATTGGCTACAAATCCTCGTCCTTCTGCCCAAGGCGGGCCGTCTAGGTGTTATTGAGGGGTTGCCTCTCAGCGCAGCGCGGAAGCTCTGAGTTGTATTATGGCCTTTGGACCGTTGCCGCTTCCTTTCGCTTAGGCTCAGCTGTGAGTTCCACACCAAGAAACAACGAGAGGCAATAGTTGAGATATGCAGCATTGATGATGGACCAATAGTGGCAACCATGACCGCTTGGTCCTAAAACCGGTTGAGCTACGCCTTGTAAGTCGCGCATGTTTAAAGCGTTTCGATAAAAGTTTGAGTCGGAAGGATTCCGTTGACGCCTGATTTGTGATTCACCCTGATTGGGAGGATCACATCATGCCAGCACCATTGCCAAAGGAACTTCGAGATCGGTTTGCACGATTGCTGCGCGAGGGGTTGAGCGGGCGAGAGGCATCGCGTCGATTGCAGGTGTCGGCGGCCACAGGCGGGCGATGAGCTGGGCAAATTCGGCGCACCGGAGTTGCAACAGTCGCGCCGATGGGTCGTCCCTCAGGAACTGGCAAGCTTGCCGCGCATGTTGTCTTTTTGCTTGAAGTGTTAGAGCAGGATCAAGACATCACACTCTTTGAATTGCGTGACGCCTTGGCTGAGGCAGAGGGCGTCAGGGTTCATCACTCTGCAATTGCGGCCCTTCTCAAGCGGCTCGGCTTCACGCACAAAAAAAGTCGTTGGTGGCCACCGAACGGCAACGTGCGCAGGTGAGGCGGCAGCGCAATGACTGGATATTACATCGTTCGCCGACCATCGCCCAAATGCCGGACCGCGTTGTGTTTTTGGATGAAACAGCGGTGAAGACCAATCTCACCCGGCTACGCGGTTGGGCACCTCAGGGAACTCGGCTGACCATGGATGCGCCCTTTGGCGGTTGGAGCACGCAGACCCTGATCGCCGGGCTGACCCAGGATGCGTTGATCGCGCCGTGGGTCATAAAGGGGGCAATGGATGGGCCCGCTTTTG is from Yoonia sp. GPGPB17 and encodes:
- a CDS encoding flagellar basal body P-ring protein FlgI, with the protein product MRFAHAIYLLMVLLLPTMAAANPVRIKDLVEFDGVRSNDLVGYGLVVGLNGTGDGLRNSPFTEDILGNVLERLGVNVTGEQFRPNNVAAVLVTGELPPFARAGSALDVTVSAIGDADSLLGGTLIMTPMKAADGDIYAVAQGTIIAGGASAAGDGAAVIQGVPTAGVIPSGATIEREISFDFSGLHTVRMALRTPDFTTADRIERAINAEFSGTVALMLDAGTVELNINATRMRSPAHALVRVENIMVQPERRARVVVDQRSGTIVMGEDVRISRVAVSQGNLTLRIQEAPLVAQPNPFADGETVVVPRTDVDIIEEPGIGLAEVNGGTSLSEVVAGLNALGVAPRDMIDILKSIKASGALHAEFIVR
- a CDS encoding BCD family MFS transporter, with the protein product MTLSWFQIFRLGFVQMALGAIVVLTTSTLNRLMVVELSLLTILPGLLVGLHYGIQLTRPHWGFYSDTGGHRTRWIIGGMVALALGAFTAACGVLAFEQSFAVGLTVSVIAYTLIGLGVGASGTSLLALLATTTAPHRRAAAATITWLMMIFGIAMTAGIVGQFIDPYTPALLLKIVGIVVSIATLVTCVAVWRIERNLIAVREPDPTPFMDGLKEVWSERKARNFTIFVFLSMTAYFMQELILEPYAGLVFDFTPGQSTSLSGAQNGGVFIGMLAIGILATGFKIGALRNWVMTGCVGSACALILITFLGPIGPSAPLVPAVVLLGFFNGMFAVAAIGSMMALAAEGAARREGTRMGLWGAAQAIAAGFGGLIGAGMVDLLRLSMTDTQAFGSVFIAEAALFIAATAMAAKIMDRKMPSATLVPGE
- the chlG gene encoding chlorophyll synthase ChlG; its protein translation is MSVTSDLQIGPEVRRWPEPRAMLRLIKPVTWFPPMWAYLCGVVSSGASPSDHWLLVSLGIVLAGPIVCGMSQAANDWCDRHVDAINEPDRPIPSGRIPGRWGLYIAFAMTVLGLIVGYQLGPWGFGATILAVAAAWAYSAEPIRAKKSGWWGPGLCGLAYETLPWVTGAAVVAAGAPSPQVILIAVLYGLGAHGIMTLNDFKAIEGDRATGLRSLPATMGPDRAARIACWIMAAPQAIVIGLLVYWDKPLYALSVLAMLAVQLGAMRVLLRDPEGKTPWYQGMGILFYISGMMIAAVALRGIGG
- a CDS encoding biopolymer transporter ExbB; translation: MLTVLGLVGSGFYLGLEQITAIYQSNVYLNGVILGVFVLGVLSCFNQVFLLMNSVRWIERFAQDAGGHSYSAAPSLLAPLATLLRSRGARTQVSSSSGRSILDSVAQRIDEDREITRYIGNVLIFLGLLGTFYGLATTVPALVETIRSLNPGEGESGADIFARLQSGLEAQLGGMGTAFSSSLMGLAGSLIVGLLELFAGHGQNRFYRELEEWLSTITRVGIDGEEGTGGADLSAMGPFVEQLGELMDTIQMMMGQTDADREDNDRRFASLATAIEKLAQASATNSNTEVLERVALGQEALIQKMDENGMDGIDAESRMRLRSIDVQLLRILEEMSAGRQESVGDLRSEIANLTNAIKGRG
- the idi gene encoding isopentenyl-diphosphate Delta-isomerase, with the translated sequence MTIMIPAWENGILKPVEKLDAHLRGLKHKAISVFVMNRGRVLIQQRAMGKYHTPGLWANTCCTHPAWDEDDTDCAIRRLDEELGIKGLYPSHRDEIEYRADVGGGLIEHEVVQVYVADAPNDLKVVPNPDEVMDTRWVDFYDLSADVARHPAQYTPWLRIYLQDHTAAIFGDLMRAV
- a CDS encoding flagellin, translating into MTVASIGDMARQFTSLRDGNTIKSELFELAESLSSGKVADLTKNLNGETARFSGVQYSLTQLDGYLQVASETEQTLGNIQIILGKVDNTRAATTESLLLVNESSTSAQVDEAARASQSSFQEMVIALNTKVADRALMSGNGVNTTPLAAAETMLADLQTAIGGSLDPATIISTVDTWFNDPAGGFAVNGYQGDTGDPMERRVTEEKSVTIDARADDPAVRQVLQGAALAALADTLPGLNREAKVELLTTAASQLYGSASGLVAVQARIGFAEDSVVRAQTESSAQQTTLRQITNDLSLADPFETASRLQAQQTQLETFFSLTARLSQLSLLRYI
- a CDS encoding flagellar basal body rod C-terminal domain-containing protein, coding for MLSRIAVNPDLIVSQGGDPALLRDGLNTAVAGPVGDATQLNRWIAALEAPRADVPGATLASASGRIASYVSDIGTTRLMVQEQLSFTTARWETLREAELADGVDTDVELQKLLQIEQAYAANARVIQTVDFMMQRLMEI
- the flgK gene encoding flagellar hook-associated protein FlgK, with protein sequence MSMTSALNNAVSGLTATSRMAEVVSSNLSNALTDGYGRRGVELSSVQVGDRGGGVRVDGINRFVDAGLLADRRLADAALGGQERSADLVGRLEQAIGGPDDAAGLGARLAEFERALIAAGSDPASEFRLASVVSRLEGVASTLNANSNSIQSLRQDADIAIARDIDVLNAALQQVDALNKDIVRISGSGDDPSALLDARQRAVDQISGIVPVREVARDNGSIGLMTTSGTPLLDSRPREFGFQRTPTITADMTLASSALGAITMDGKVLDAGTGVGRLEGGSLGAAFALRDQTLVEAQAALDGIAADLIARFQDSANDPSLTPGDIGLLTDQGNPLDLLDLPGLA
- a CDS encoding flagellar motor protein MotB encodes the protein MSAGSNAPTIIKRKKIIAGGGHHGGAWKVAYADFVTAMMAFFMLMWLLNATTEQQRKGIADYFSPTIPINRVSGGGSGAFGGNNIFTEETLAQSGTGISQPTLGQNPVQSEEEVQAATAAAAQVAALRDIEAVLMGQGGESMLSDQALRHIITRLTDEGLVIEIYDLPEVTLFVDETSVPNPVTAEIAAIMARLFAAVTNEVAIEGHLSAKSLLQVDNPVWELSTGRAAQMRLMLQSGGLDPMRIKRQTGAGDREPVVRDATAPRNNRIEVILLRSDQ